The following are from one region of the Candidatus Zixiibacteriota bacterium genome:
- a CDS encoding SDR family oxidoreductase — translation MSEQPDNDKVALLTGGSRGIGRAIALRLVHDGINNIIINYVQDDDAAKVTTDKIHSIGGRCLTVRANLAYPQEIVELFSRIRESYDCLDILVHCAAFGAFKPLHKIKPNQWDMSMDINTRAFLLCVQHSMELMKKGVVVAVSSLGSKRAVPNYGAIGVSKAALEAVIRQLAMELAPRGIRINGVAGGFIETDSIKHFPGYEELIAKVVESTPAGRLGQPEDIADVVSLLVADRAGWMHGQTVIADGGFSLL, via the coding sequence AACAGCCAGACAACGATAAGGTAGCACTCCTGACCGGAGGTTCTCGCGGGATAGGCAGAGCTATTGCTCTTAGGCTGGTTCATGATGGAATTAATAACATAATAATAAACTACGTTCAGGATGATGATGCCGCAAAAGTTACCACTGATAAAATTCATAGTATTGGTGGCCGTTGTCTTACAGTACGCGCTAATCTTGCATATCCGCAGGAAATTGTTGAGCTTTTCAGTCGTATCCGGGAATCGTACGATTGTCTTGATATTCTAGTACACTGCGCCGCTTTTGGTGCGTTCAAACCGCTTCATAAAATTAAACCCAATCAGTGGGATATGTCGATGGATATCAACACGCGGGCATTTCTCCTCTGTGTGCAGCATTCAATGGAACTAATGAAAAAAGGGGTCGTAGTTGCGGTTTCGAGTCTCGGAAGTAAACGAGCGGTTCCGAACTATGGTGCTATCGGCGTCTCGAAGGCGGCATTGGAAGCAGTTATCAGACAGTTGGCAATGGAGCTGGCTCCAAGAGGAATCAGAATAAACGGTGTCGCGGGAGGATTCATTGAAACAGACTCTATCAAACATTTTCCGGGCTACGAGGAGCTGATAGCAAAAGTTGTCGAGAGTACCCCGGCTGGACGTCTCGGGCAGCCAGAAGATATAGCTGATGTAGTAAGTTTGCTGGTTGCGGATCGCGCCGGATGGATGCATGGACAAACTGTAATTGCTGATGGTGGTTTCTCGCTGCTATAG